One window of bacterium genomic DNA carries:
- a CDS encoding peptide chain release factor 3 yields MSNGDLNKEISRRRTLAIISHPDAGKTTMTEKLLLYSGAIQRAGNVTGGKRATTTSDWMEIEQERGISVSSSAMRVEYGDVLLNILDTPGHQDFSEDTYRTLMAVDCAIMLLDAAKGVEPQTIKLFKVCRDRGIPIITFINKLDRPALSPFELLDNVESVLGIVAVPMSWPVGDGQQFRGIYERAEKHFHFFERTVGGMYKAPVTMVDIHDANVKSSLGEQAHAKLVEDLELIESALPQFDMDAFLKEKITPVFFGSALTNFGVENFLQYVCKLAPQPQPLNTSAGEIQPTTEKFSCFVYKVQANMNKAHRDRLSFVRIVSGRFERGMMVKHFRTDKEVKLNYPFQIFGRDRTILDEAYPGDVVGLINPGLFR; encoded by the coding sequence ATGTCGAATGGCGATCTGAATAAGGAAATTTCCCGGCGGCGCACGCTGGCGATCATCTCGCATCCTGACGCGGGGAAAACCACGATGACGGAAAAGCTGTTATTATATTCCGGCGCGATCCAGCGTGCAGGCAATGTCACCGGCGGTAAACGCGCCACGACGACCTCCGACTGGATGGAGATCGAGCAGGAACGCGGGATTTCCGTTTCCTCGAGCGCGATGCGCGTGGAATACGGCGACGTGCTGTTGAATATTTTGGATACGCCCGGTCACCAGGATTTCAGTGAAGACACCTACCGTACACTCATGGCCGTCGATTGTGCGATCATGTTACTCGATGCGGCCAAAGGCGTCGAACCGCAAACGATCAAACTATTCAAAGTCTGCCGCGATCGCGGAATTCCGATCATTACATTCATTAATAAACTCGATCGGCCGGCGCTGAGCCCGTTTGAATTGCTCGACAACGTCGAATCCGTTCTCGGGATCGTGGCGGTGCCGATGAGTTGGCCGGTGGGCGACGGACAACAGTTCCGCGGCATCTACGAGCGTGCGGAAAAACATTTTCATTTTTTCGAACGTACGGTCGGCGGTATGTACAAAGCGCCCGTAACGATGGTCGATATTCATGACGCAAATGTGAAATCGTCGCTCGGCGAACAAGCGCATGCGAAACTCGTCGAGGATCTTGAACTGATCGAAAGCGCGTTGCCGCAATTCGATATGGATGCATTTTTGAAAGAAAAAATCACGCCGGTATTTTTCGGCAGCGCGTTGACCAACTTCGGCGTGGAGAATTTTCTGCAGTACGTTTGCAAACTCGCGCCGCAACCGCAGCCTCTGAATACGTCCGCCGGAGAAATTCAGCCGACGACCGAAAAATTTTCCTGCTTCGTTTATAAAGTTCAGGCGAATATGAACAAAGCGCATCGCGACCGGTTGTCGTTTGTCCGTATCGTGTCCGGCCGTTTCGAGCGCGGGATGATGGTCAAACATTTCCGCACCGATAAAGAAGTGAAACTCAATTATCCTTTCCAGATTTTCGGACGCGACCGCACGATTTTGGATGAAGCGTATCCGGGCGACGTGGTCGGATTGATCAATCCCGGGCTTTTCCG
- a CDS encoding DUF2911 domain-containing protein: MVPQDKGSRPSPAATASLTLNGNDIVVNYSSPSVKGREIWGKLVPYNEVWRTGANENTTISFSKPVKIEGQSLAAGTYGVHTIPTSGEWTVIFSKDYKAWGSYSYKQENDALRVKVKPQSNDFQERLAFAIQKQNDNSANVVLTWEKLKLAFKVDNTN; the protein is encoded by the coding sequence ATGGTCCCCCAGGACAAAGGATCGCGCCCAAGTCCGGCGGCGACCGCCTCTTTAACGCTGAACGGCAATGACATCGTGGTTAACTATTCCAGCCCTTCCGTCAAAGGCCGCGAAATATGGGGCAAATTAGTCCCCTACAACGAAGTCTGGCGTACGGGCGCGAATGAAAATACGACGATCTCATTTTCCAAACCCGTGAAGATCGAAGGCCAGTCGCTGGCCGCCGGAACCTACGGCGTACATACCATTCCGACTTCCGGTGAATGGACCGTGATTTTCAGCAAAGATTATAAAGCATGGGGCAGCTACAGTTACAAACAAGAGAACGATGCGTTGCGCGTTAAAGTCAAACCGCAGTCAAACGATTTTCAGGAACGCCTTGCTTTCGCCATTCAGAAACAAAACGACAACAGCGCCAATGTCGTTCTGACGTGGGAAAAATTGAAGCTCGCGTTTAAAGTTGATAATACCAATTAA
- a CDS encoding alpha/beta hydrolase — MYKRFFLLVWFAWIASGVVLAQTSTSDVSMWAAEIGGRYYVVPNVTYLVADNIEIKLDVYVPRHADAANPVPTVIYIHGGGWMGGDKNVSVLHFLPYLEMGWAAVNVNYRAGPSTAPKAVADCRCALRWVIRNAKKYNFDVNKLVVTGESAGSHLSLTTGILPATTGLDELCSGTEELKVAAIINWYGITDVVDVSEGKNQQSFAVEWLSNLPDPKATARLVSPIQYVRPGLPPILTIHGDSDWIAPYDQAVRLHKALDSCKVPNQLLTIPGGFHGGFTREERIKIYATIRKFLQSHVISK, encoded by the coding sequence ATGTACAAACGTTTCTTTTTATTAGTATGGTTTGCATGGATAGCTTCTGGAGTTGTCTTAGCTCAAACGTCCACATCTGATGTGTCTATGTGGGCGGCCGAGATCGGCGGGCGGTATTATGTTGTACCGAACGTCACGTATCTGGTTGCCGATAATATTGAAATCAAGCTTGACGTTTACGTACCTCGCCATGCGGATGCCGCTAATCCTGTTCCAACGGTTATATACATTCATGGCGGAGGTTGGATGGGTGGTGATAAAAACGTATCCGTGTTGCATTTTCTGCCGTATTTGGAAATGGGCTGGGCGGCCGTTAATGTTAATTACCGTGCCGGACCTTCTACAGCTCCGAAAGCCGTAGCCGATTGCCGTTGCGCACTTCGATGGGTTATCCGTAACGCTAAAAAATATAATTTTGATGTCAACAAACTGGTCGTTACCGGTGAATCGGCCGGTTCACATTTATCACTGACAACAGGCATCTTGCCCGCTACAACCGGACTTGATGAGCTATGTTCCGGCACGGAAGAATTGAAAGTTGCGGCCATCATTAATTGGTATGGCATTACGGATGTCGTAGATGTCTCTGAAGGCAAAAATCAGCAATCCTTTGCGGTGGAGTGGTTGAGTAACCTGCCTGACCCTAAAGCAACTGCGCGTCTGGTCTCGCCAATTCAGTATGTACGGCCGGGATTACCCCCAATCCTGACCATTCACGGCGATTCTGATTGGATTGCGCCGTATGATCAAGCGGTCCGTTTACACAAAGCGCTCGACAGCTGCAAAGTCCCCAATCAATTACTGACTATTCCGGGCGGTTTCCACGGAGGATTTACACGTGAAGAACGCATCAAAATTTACGCAACTATTCGAAAGTTTTTGCAATCGCACGTAATTTCTAAATAA
- a CDS encoding DUF2911 domain-containing protein, producing MKKLFTMALMLSLLAYAASAQQLITLPEASPRAEMMQTIGLTTITINYGSPAVNGRKVWGDLVPYGLAPSGGFGSGNPMPWRAGANVNTTITFNHDVTVQGKPLAAGTYGVHMIPTEKDWTIIFSKNHESWGSFWYNEAEDALRVTTTPVKMNDHQERLCYGFDEMTYSSTIAYLRWEKLKVPFKIETNTPQIILANLRNELRNTTGFTWQGWNQAAGFCVQYNINLEEGLTWAEKAIAFGGGGNAQLMKARVLAQMGKTKEADDLIKATLETATEAEINNYGYQLLGQKKTKEAVEVFKVNVRRFPKSWNAYDSLADGYDQSGDKKLAVENYKKAMQMTTDENQKKRIDGILKKLQM from the coding sequence ATGAAAAAACTATTCACAATGGCTTTGATGTTGAGCTTGTTGGCGTACGCCGCCAGCGCTCAGCAACTCATCACTCTGCCGGAGGCCAGCCCCCGCGCTGAGATGATGCAGACAATCGGTCTGACGACAATAACGATTAACTACGGCAGCCCTGCCGTTAACGGACGCAAAGTATGGGGCGACCTCGTGCCTTACGGACTGGCTCCATCCGGCGGTTTTGGTTCAGGCAATCCTATGCCATGGCGCGCGGGTGCAAATGTCAATACAACGATTACTTTTAATCACGATGTGACCGTACAGGGAAAACCTCTCGCCGCCGGTACGTATGGCGTTCACATGATTCCTACCGAAAAAGACTGGACCATCATATTCAGTAAAAATCACGAATCATGGGGAAGTTTCTGGTACAATGAAGCTGAAGACGCTCTGCGCGTGACAACCACGCCTGTCAAAATGAACGATCACCAGGAAAGATTATGCTACGGTTTTGATGAAATGACCTATAGTTCAACCATCGCTTATCTGCGTTGGGAAAAATTAAAAGTTCCTTTCAAAATCGAAACGAACACGCCTCAAATTATTTTGGCTAACCTTCGGAATGAATTGCGTAACACTACGGGATTCACATGGCAGGGCTGGAACCAAGCCGCCGGATTCTGTGTACAATACAATATTAATCTTGAAGAAGGGCTCACCTGGGCTGAAAAGGCCATAGCATTCGGCGGCGGCGGAAATGCTCAATTAATGAAAGCCCGCGTGCTGGCGCAAATGGGCAAAACCAAAGAAGCGGACGATCTGATCAAAGCGACATTGGAAACCGCAACGGAAGCAGAAATTAACAACTACGGTTATCAGTTACTCGGCCAGAAAAAAACCAAAGAAGCCGTCGAAGTATTCAAAGTCAACGTACGCCGCTTTCCGAAATCATGGAATGCCTACGATAGTTTAGCGGACGGCTACGATCAATCCGGCGACAAGAAACTTGCTGTTGAAAACTATAAAAAAGCAATGCAGATGACGACGGATGAAAATCAGAAAAAACGTATCGACGGAATTTTGAAGAAATTGCAGATGTAA